The Buteo buteo chromosome 3, bButBut1.hap1.1, whole genome shotgun sequence genome has a window encoding:
- the TMEM74 gene encoding transmembrane protein 74, whose translation MACMELLYLAEESRQATLGTATGWSLPCPPYEQQQREGGEVDPRAAAAVAALRCERHCKPSQRGPVAEPPLALQPSPPDTSPQEHPAPPGTSQPCHPPEHLPGEEDGGKKKACCCAQELETSFTYVDENVNLEHARSPPGPTGGRCQDAPLQQRSCRELPPEWVHDSPSLVSEEDDAASEVAAGKSVDYGFISAILFLVSGILLVIISYVVPRDVTVDPNTVAAREMERLENESARIGAHLDRCVIAGLCLLTLGGVVLSSLLMMSMWKGELYRRSRFASSKESAKLYGSFNFRMKSGANDNMLELSLVEEDVLAIDN comes from the coding sequence ATGGCTTGCATGGAGCTTCTCTACCTGGCCGAGGAGAGCAGGCAGGCGACCCTGGGCACCGCGACGGGCtggagcctgccctgccctccctaCGAGCAGCAGCAGCGTGAGGGGGGTGAGGTGGACCCCAGAGCAGCCGCTGCCGTGGCAGCCCTGCGCTGCGAAAGGCATTGCAAGCCCTCGCAGAGGGGCCCTGTGGCTGAGCCCCCGCTGGCACTCCAGCCCTCGCCCCCGGACACCTCGCCCCAGGAGCACCCTGCACCCCCCggcacctcccagccctgccacccgCCCGAGCACTTGCCCGGGGAAGAGGAcggagggaagaagaaagcctGCTGCTGCGCCCAGGAACTCGAGACGTCATTCACCTACGTGGATGAAAATGTAAACCTGGAGCATGCAAGAAGTCCCCCCGGTCCCACAGGCGGCCGCTGCCAGGATGCCCCTCTGCAGCAGCGTTCCTGCAGGGAGCTACCGCCCGAGTGGGTGCACGATTCTCCTTCCCTGGTCTCCGAGGAGGACGACGCTGCCTCAGAGGTGGCGGCCGGGAAATCTGTGGACTACGGGTTCATTAGTGCCATTTTGTTCCTGGTTAGTGGCATTTTGCTGGTGATCATTTCCTACGTGGTACCCAGAGACGTGACGGTGGATCCCAACACCGTGGCTGCCCGGGAGATGGAGAGGCTGGAGAACGAGAGCGCGAGGATCGGGGCTCACTTGGACCGCTGTGTTATTGCCGGGCTGTGTCTCTTAACCCTGGGGGGAGTGGTGCTCTCGAGCCTGCTGATGATGTCCATGTGGAAAGGGGAGCTGTACCGGAGGAGCAGGTTTGCGTCCTCCAAGGAGTCTGCGAAGCTCTATGGGTCTTTCAATTTCAGAATGAAGTCTGGTGCAAACGATAATATGCTCGAGCTGTCATTAGTTGAGGAAGATGTGCTTGCCATAGATAATTAG